In Mytilus edulis chromosome 8, xbMytEdul2.2, whole genome shotgun sequence, the genomic window AATGCAAAACAGTGtgcgttttttttatttttataatctttATGAGCAATTTCCACTAAAAGaaggaaaagaaaaataattcCACATGAAACCAAGtaaactttttctttatatttattttaaaacaaagttacaTGACTGAGGAACTGACAAGATATGAAGTTGAAACAAAGACGTTAAACGAGCAAATATCGAATGACAATGAACGTTATCAGAAAGAAATAGACCaattaaaagacatattaacaaaagaaCAAGCATCTAGGGATGAACTTGCAAAAGCGTAAGTTCCTGTAACATATATTCAGATATTCATAACAGAAAAACAAGTTATAAACACGTTTGTCATAGATGTGATATCATATGTATAGAGTGTAAATGAGGCCTAAAGATATACAAAAATTTTGTGGAAATATTTATTGAATGGTGTTTCTTTGGGTCCATACACAGTTAGGTCGTATACACCAAATTTCTTGCAACTATAATGCTACCGAAAGTGTTGAACCGAAGCATTCATATATACTGAACGTAGTCAGCGCgatatttactttttattacgAACTAAAAATAGCGTACACTCGACAAATTTTATCTTATTCACTGGTCATTTATAGCTATAGTTTGTGTTTGGAACCGAATGTTAACCGGATAGTGCGATTTATAAAAGCAACACAGATCACATGTAAcacgtaaaaaaatatttaatataaagttGTGATAGTTTTTCCCCATATTTTACATGCGTTGCCGTTTGTTAATCTAACGTTTCATTAACAGttgtttaataatttggttatttattttgttccttaagAATCAGTTATTGTTGTTTATCTTAGACTTCTAGAGTCTGtataattttacataaaaaagaaTTGTGCATTTGGTATTCAAATCAGTGACGCAGATggacattttgtattatttagtttaTCTACAGATGTCATTGTCACTGACAACCAGGGAAAATAACCGCACCAAATAAActtttctgtttcatttcaaagTTTGTCAAATGAAAGGGACCTGTATGAAAAGGGTAAAAAACAATACCAAAAAGAAAAGAACAACTTACATGACGCATTAACAGGAAAGCAAGCAGAAATTGACCTAATGAACGCATCGTAAGTTTAtccaaaaatttatgaaatatacaaaCTGATTTATTTTAGATTAATTAGATATTGTGTGATAGCCAATTAGACAGCTATTCAGTataactaaaaaagaaaaaatagttaATGAATAAAAGCAAATTGTCCTTTCCACAGatcttaaatgatttaaaaaaaaaaacatgaataatttaTAGTAGCTCCATGTTTATTCAAACAATTTCGTGGTTTaagttcgtttctttttttagaTATATCTTTTGTGACTTGAAATACTTTTCATTTTTACCGTTTGCTGGTTATCCAACAAATCCATTATGAACTAGAACAGGAAATTAAAGATAGAATCTACAAAATGAAAATAGGGATCAAACTTTCAGGTCAATTGTAATTTGTGATTGAAATTATGCATTCAGATGGACATCTATGATTATTTAGATAATCAATAGGTTTTATTTTCACTAACTGACAGATACAATGAAACCTATCAAATACAGTTTTCTGTTTCATACTTAAGTTGGACAATTGAAAGAAGATTATTTGAGAGggaaaaagaacagttcaatagGCAAATAAGGAAAGATAAAGAGAAATACCAGAAAGATACAGAAAAATTAAATGCCACATTAACAAGAAAGCAAGCAGAAATGGACGAAATGAACGCATTGTAAgttgttataaaatttaattacataaataaatgtacTGATGTGTGGTGTCAATGATACTACCTATGAATTAAAACACACAGaacgaaacaataaaaatcaTATTGTTCAAAGATGAAATGATAGTCTTTCATTCTTATTGGAAATTCTCTTTTGAAAACACCTTTTGTCCAATAGAAGCTCCTTATTTAACAATACAGTACTCCTCCGTGTTAAAatccttcattttttttcaattcgatGTAACCATAATGTCTTTGAAGTTATCGAGTATATATCACCGTGAAGACGGCATTAAAGATACTATCTGAAGACAAAAAACAGAAAATCGGTATATTGGATGAGTTTGGTGATCTCCgatctatatttaaaaaacaatggtTGGCATCAATCATTATGTAAACTGGgtcaaatacaaataaataaattacatgGTATTTTTAAGGAGTGTAACACAATCCTGTTCTCCGTTTTTTTCACTATAGGCTGTTCCTGCGTATCGAAACATCTGACGATCGGAAGTGGCATTTTCTGAAAATCAAACATATTACTAGTAACATTAttacacattgttgaaggccgtacgatgatgTATAGTTGTTCGTGTTCTAGTTTTTATTGCTGTTTATCTTTAATCAGTGATGCAAATGAACATCTCGGCATATTTATAAAATCTACATGTGCAAATTCCATTGACACAGTAGAACAGTTGACATTAGCAAATACGCTTTTTTGTTTCATAATCAAGTTACAGAATGGAAAAGGAATTATATGAGACGGAAAATAAAAAGGTATTTGAACAAATGAAGAGTGATCAAGAAAGATTTCAGGAAGAAACAGAAAACTTACACGACACTTTAGATAGAAAACAAACAGAATTTGACGAGTGGAACACAAAGTAAGTTGTTCTAATATATCAGGCAATATACAAATGTTGGGTGATtatcaatgttatatttatttatggtgGCAAAGTCTTTCAACTTATCCCATTTTATTAACATAAACTGAATTCGATAAATAGTACATCCTTGTTTAAAAGAATTATTAGTCGTAAGAAGATAACGGttgaataaaaatcaaaagtaaattgttttatttgaacAAAGTCGGAGATTATAAGCTACTTCTGGTTGACTAAAAGTAACTCTCGTGTcaaatttcagtaaattttacataaatcaatatatatggtttctatatactTCTAAACAAATAAGTGAGATAATTGATTGCTTCCtgttaataaatcatttatctgGTAAGATATGAGTGGTACCTCACAGTGGCCTCAAAAATATACGGTGCTTGTGACTTGTACATAAAATGAGTGCAACATATGCTTCTTTAAGATTATACCAGGACTCGTCCGGTTGACGCTGATCATAGTCCTATGTCCTCAtaactaaataaaaagaaattatggCTTGACTGTGTATTACTTATATTAAGTTacattattaattcgtatatttttaCTAATTTGATTCGTTCAGGCCTAATGATAGTCACATTTTAAACTATACTATCAAAGGTAGATAGAAAACGTCGGATAggaaaaagcatattgcacggttatgtGTAGAATATCTAAAAcacgatatactttgtgacgtagTGTAATGAATTTCATGACattcttaaaagttttgaaaaaagagtATATATTTATGATCgaatattaaaagaaacaaaatcaaatacataagatgtacccccccccccccccaaaaaaacaaaccaataaaacattaaatgaaataacaaataaattgtgTTATTGTCTATGGTACAACATGATAGCTATAgaattccaacaaaatcaaatgatcgaATATATTACACCtacgattttgatacaaaaatgGACGGAAattaatagtataaaaaatataatctttgtatgaggtcaattcaggatatatcgacccaaagaagaaTATCGACCTTGGACTTTAAATTgccagtcaatatacttctttcaggtccaTATacccttgtatcgacctcatacaaagacTATAATAGACCTTTTTACAAACTCTCGACTACGACTAATGACtcctacagtttacaggtaaaatggaggGGTCGTCTTAAAGACAAAAACGTCTGATTATCATTACGATATATAAATTCGGTACCTCAGtattgcaattttcattgttttcaaatGCAATATTAGTatttagtacaaatataatattaaatcaatcctaattctttcttatttttgacagatagttttattcattcaaaagtgacgtcatttttcatttttggtgtgctgttttacaaattcaaatgtgacgtcatttttttaccttttttacagtttcaaatgtgacgtcactttgcgttgaggccttgacTAATTCGTGTAATTCGGTTGTGtcccttttttgttgttgtgttggATTGTGTTGGATTTTGCcgggttatgtaatgtatccggttgttttctgtaattagttaatacttcagttttatcatgtatatcttttttatagtcattttataaaatttactgattgcaaaagtataaattattctaaataatagagatgttctggtacctaacagaaaaccctggccgtttttggcacaactttttggaacttttagtCGTCAaagctgttcaactttgtacttgttttggctttcaaacttttttttatctgggcgtcactagtaagtcttgtgtggaaaaaatgcacttctggcgtattaaattttaaacctggtgccttttgttagctattattcgtgtgtttctttgtcaattctgttctcctatttatttgtattgtagtcctgtaatgttgtgttgtcattttaatgttatatttaacatggtcATACAAGaagggaggtttggcatgtcacaaaaccaggttcaacccaccatttgtttctttaaaaaatgtcctgtaccaagtcaggaatatggccattgttgtattatagttcgtttctgtgtatgttacagtctaacgttgtgtttcttttgtgtcgtttgtttcctcttatatttgagtgtgaattcacattattataagacgtgtcacggtacttttctatcccaaattcatgtatttagttttgatgttatatttgttactcatcggattttgtctaatgcttagttcgtttctgtgtctgtcacattttaatgttgtgtcgtcattctcttaTATTCAATGCGTTTCCTTCGGTCTTGGTTTGTTACccgaattttgtttttttttctatcgatttatgagttttgaacatcggtatactactgttgtctttatctataatcctttattttttttcgtactaatgattctttttaaatttcgtCTATGACCATGCATAagggattttttttgtatctaattAGAGTAGTAAAACCCCGTCGCATGTTTTGTGCGCCTGAATCAAGTCCTGAAAATGTTGATACTGTGTACGGCCATCACACGATAGAAATTGTGTTTCGCCTTCATACTTGATACTTCATACTTGTTCTGTTGCTTTTCTCTAATCGTTCTCTAGctgatgtgtttctctcagtttttgTTTGAAACCTGGATTTATCAAGAGTCTTTATTAGATACCAGAAAGTACGATAGTCTATTCATAATTTGAACGACAAGGACTGGTTGTAATGTCTTATATAATGCactttaacaaaacaattcaatgtagtTAGTTCGATTCAAAATAATTGCTATCGACCTCGCCATTTAAACATCGTTGATTTTAATTCGTAGCCTAAATACCTCATTTAAGTCACGACAATAACTTACAATTCTACACTTCCTTTCTTCTCTTTTTCTGAGCAATACAAAATAAGTAAGTAATaaagtttaaaatgaaaataaaatgtatatctgCCTTCACAAaaacgttttcatgaaaattggtacacataatcttcttacgtaattaaaccaaatggcattttaacaaataagggtccatgaactcgttttcaagttaaatcagtttgaatgataaatatcagtcgaaaactgcatcttttcccgatcaGTCAGCGTTTGATGTCGCGAAAACCATTTACGTTAGCAacatcattacctcccctgtaactgtatcgtatacCCTTAAATATCACCTTATGACTTAAGGTTTTCAGTTATCAAATGTTGCAGCTAACAATCTAAAAAAACAGATGTCGACTTCTCATATAGTTTCGTTCATAACCTTGACTTTCTGTGAACTCCACATCTATTTTTAATGGAACTTATTACAAATTGTAAGTCTTAATCATTGATTTACACTGTATTGATCGATTTGATAAAATTATTTCTGACATCTTGaggatataacaagcaattttGGAAAATGGTGTTATCAATGTCTCGTTGAAAAGGAGTTATAAGAAGAAGAACAGATTTAGAGAAGAAACATGTACTAAACAAACATATGTGTTCGATTAAATGACTTTAAAAACAAGATTttactgttcgatatcatatatcAATTAACAAACCAACATCtggcaaaaacaaaaataaatcatttggAAAATAATGATatgaacaaaattaaaagatCTTTCCACTGGAAAAGTGAAAAGAACCAGTGACGGGTTTGAGAACGgcatttaaaattatcaaaacacaaACCTGGTATACAAGTAATTACCAATAAACGTCCAAGAGATGTCAACGTGTGACACGATTCAAAGAGAGTTGACTGATTAATACAACAGCAATATACGAAAAACAATTACGGCAGATTGCAACCAACAATGATATGATTGCAGATTGTGGATTTGGATAGGCACACACattatttaaaaagtttgatatatataggaagatgtagtatgagtgccattaatattgagacaactctctatccacgtcacaatttgtaaaagtaaacccttaTTGACCAAAGTACGGTCTGAAACACGGAGCATTGGCACAAACGGACAACAAGTTATAAAGAGTAATTATGTCGGTTATActttgattaagaaataattgatgtaaGTTATACTTtgttgtagttttaacatgggtaggcattatattcgtgacaatttttgcccgagcgatagtgagggctaaaataactcGAATATAATGCTTACCCAGGTTGCAACTAGAATCAAGTATATCTTGcattaattattttgattctttttagaacaattaaggtaatttataTGGTcgattatagttatcaaaggtaccaggattataatttagtacgccagacgcgcgtttcgtctacataagactcatcagtgacgctcatatcaaaatatttataaagccaaacaagtacaaagttgaagagcattgaggatcaaaaattccaaaaagttgtgccaaatacggctatggtaatctatgcctgggataaaaaaatcctaagtttttcgtacaattcaaagttttgtaacaggaaatttattaaaatgaccacattattgatattcatgtcaacaccgaagtgttgactactgggctggtgataccctcggggacgaaacgtccaccagcagtggcatcgacccagtggtgtaaatagttatcaaaagtaccaggattataatttagtacgccagacgcgcgtttcgtctacataagactcatcagtgacgctcatatcaaaatatttataaagccaaacaagtacaaagttgaagagcattgaggatccaaaatgccaaaaagttgtgccaaatacggctaaggtaatctatgcctgggataaaaaatcctaagtttttcgtacaattcaaagttttgtaacaggaaatttattaaaatgaccacattattgatattcatgtcaacaccgaagtgttgactactgggctggtgataccctcgataAGTATAAGTGTGAAAGCGTTTGTGAAGGCTCTTCGATGAACTTccctttttttgtttgtaaagaggcaaacggctggcactgtgTTTTTTTAGAGGAGGAGTTTGAActgccagcatgaacggttgtcgtatctaggtcaaatatgtcaatttcggaatgcaacacattacagtcataatcaaatgaattagtaacatcaAAGGCtccatttaagagtttgaaagggTTTTGAAGTTTCGGAAATATATTAAGtacatgataatttgataaaattcattattctgaagaagtcaatatacgcatgtgcaaacaaattttattggatttagagcatgagTTTGTTCACAAAGCTGAAgaaagcacgtcatattagaataatacTCAATACATAACATGCATACGTTGTGTGAATCGTCGTATTATTAGGCTCCAATATAGGTACATTAAAAGTACTTTAAAGATTACACAGACGTTTTTGTAACAACGTTTAAGCCAAAAAGGGAGAAGCACAAAGTAAACTAGAAAAGAATAAATGAAGAGATTCATCAATTACACCaaattctcttttctttttaaCAGTTGCAGTGATAAACAAATGTAAAAGGTTTCCTTTTAATTAAAATCAACATGTAATcaatgtacatttatttttgataaatcaCAAATTAAATAATTGCGAAAAATTCAGCATGTAATTTGTTCGCctcacaaaaaatatatttatatgaccaaatgttcaaaataaaaagatCGACGCTGACacttactttttaaagttttaaagttcaaaaaaataacatttcttaagaaataaacaaaaacatgtttttcaaataattttagaacttaaaaaattgcaataaatacGTTTAACCCTTTCTCGTGGTTATCAATTTGAATTCACTGCAAGAATTATTACATTAGTAAATTTGGCAGCGTATTGTTTAcgttgcatataaaaaaaaaatatacgcaTACTAGGCTTTTGTGCAAGATATTATGAATTGTGTCGTAGTGTCATGTCCTACCTTACTTCGAATATACTGAAATGGTTTTGCTCTTATCAAATTTCGAAACCCTATAGATTAAGATAAATATCTTCCTCATTCATATCACATTTACTCAAAAGTATAATATCGAAGTCCATGCAGCAACTCTGAATGTCTGTTTTTGGTATTGCATTTTTGCGATTTTATGCTTTATTCGTGCCTAAAGTTTGTAAaatattcgtttttttttgtcGTAACTGTCAACGTCTTTTTATATGCTTTGTGaaaccaaaaacaattaatataaccaaaatatgaaatagaacatgcatgaacaatttttaaatattttgtaattttcaaaaaGCTGGCACTGAATATAGAAGTAACTTCTAAAGTACATCAAATTGGCAAACTATAAAGTGTAAAGTGTACTTAATATAGAGGTATCCAATGACACAAATAGGAAACATTGTAAAGACATATGCCATCCTTGTCAATAGACATAACACGTGTTTTTTTCAAGTTTAACCAAGGATACTAGATTCACAACTTTTTAgaatacaaaatacaatatattaaaattctctcttttattcaaacatttttaaaaatcacCAAATACTATGTAACAAAAACCAAGAAGACCCCCCACCAcccaccaaataaaaaaaaagaaaaaaaaaaagaaactatcGTTTTGGTTTATACATATGAAAAATTTATTTCTACTTTTAAGGTTACCACTTGCATATTTCTTGTAGAAAATTTCAACTGTAAGTGACGATAGTTATTAAACAGATCTAGTATATAGACAATAAAAACCTTTTTCTGTTATTCAGGATTTCATTTATGGTTGCTATGTTTAAACAAGTTGATAATGATATGTTTTACCATATGcaagttttattttttgaaaacagGCATGGAGAGACTAGGATAAATGAAATGGAACAAACAATTGATAGATTAAAAGCAGAATTAAGGAATTGTCTTAATTCAACTGAACCTGATTTAGATAGTCAACTGTTGGAAGAGTATGTAAAATAACTATGATTGTATATGTAAATTTACATTATAATGTGTATGATCACTTTTATGTTATCCGAAAAAGGTTTATTGGCGTAATGAACATATGTTGTAATCTGAAATATAGATTCGTGAAGAGATCAATGGAATATAACTTATCAATTGGTAGTTAGTTGTTTAAGAGTAATGTggtatatgtttttgttttatttgctaCATCTTAAGCCGTGTACATAGAGTGAAAGATAAACTCAAGTAATCAGTCCGAAACAAATTGTAAAAGCCAAACAGTTTTTAATGATAATCATACCTCACAGTATGACAACCGGAAGCAACCGAGTTGGGCTTTTATTGTCAAATATCCTGTTTAATATACATGAAGTGAAGATGATAACAGACGTGCAATCAATGAGCATATGAAGTTTTTTACACAGCATTAAGTTTTCATTTTACAAATCCATAAACACAATGACAGTAAATTACATATGCATCGTGTTCAGTTAAGACAATATCAGAGAaaagaataaatatgtttaccttGAGTTTTCTCTCACATTGAATGTatttgcttttaaccaatcacttAATTCCTCTTTACTCATTTCGTAGGCAGCACATCCGTGCTGACATGACTTATCATtgatggtcatatttataaattaactgtttaaacaACTTCTGAATTCTTGAaaacactaaggcttttctacctcaggaatagattaccttagctgtgtttggccAAACTTTCAGGAATTTTAGAACTTAATTctcgtacttaatttggccttttaacatttttggattcgaatgtcactcatgagtcttttgtggacgaaacgcgcgtctggcgtaaatactaaatttaatcctggtatctatgatgagtttatttccatagACTACAAGAAAGTGGTACTGAGAAAACTTAGTTATACTTCAATTATCCTCATTTTAATAAGCATTGTCTTGTATTACATTAACTCCATGTTACATAGTTTTACAGATGCCACGGACTGATGAAGACTTAAATAAAACCACAACGGTATTATCAGCATTTAATATGAAAATCAATGtgttaaaataatataatataacattGCTCAATTTAAATGTTATTGTAATGCATTTGATTGgatttgtaaatatatacattaaataaTGTATATTCAAACTCGTTGACACTTCTATCAATTGAAACAACAATTGTTATAAGCGTGACATTCATATTAAGTTAGAATGGTGCTTTTGTCAATAGTCAGACCTCTTAAGATATTCTTATCTGTCTAAAATGCTGTAcattttaatttagttttattaTTGGCTGTCACGACGCCTGATAGACATGTTGCTTCCGATTCATATGATGTCCTGTTTGAACTACACCGAATgattgtctcattcgcaatcatattacatcgatatttttttttatgttttcgtACATGTAACTCCCCAAAAAAAATGttcaagtatttttttcaaatcaacatgaaACCATCTGCATTTATATCTTAATTAtttaagttgaaatttttcatatcatCTTTGATGTTATTCTGTGTTCAAATTGAAAGATGCTGAACAATAAGTTTCTTGAATCCTTTCAGGGATGAGGACACAAAAGAAATATCGACACAAGCAGAAAAACTATACAGATGTCGATACTGCAAGTGAGTTTTAACATTGAATGTTATATTTTCACCACACAAAATTGAATGATAttcatcatatttgtttttgtaagtaTGTGTACTTAAAGACATCTCATGCCGTCAATTTCTACAATTTTACTTAGATAAAGCGAtacttgtgttttaatttccggTCAATAAAAAACTTCTGGTTCTGCGGTTCTGCTGTTATGTTCATACTTTTAACCCTTAAAACTTGTACGCAAAATATTCGGTCGATAATGCTTTATACAGGTCATTTTCAGTCAGGATTTGATCTTAGTTTTTAATGTTC contains:
- the LOC139483946 gene encoding chromosome partition protein Smc-like, whose amino-acid sequence is MAQIQKDYEQFTCDVNNLSETLKNVLHEVTDKKINHASDFLVLENVHWNHNLAKVETLLQEHTFMCTKLENILNESHNVTFYLNHSELIQEFTAADEIPVFEEPTRMIGLNVGEFIENVLEMIKSKYSISYMTEELTRYEVETKTLNEQISNDNERYQKEIDQLKDILTKEQASRDELAKALSNERDLYEKGKKQYQKEKNNLHDALTGKQAEIDLMNASWTIERRLFEREKEQFNRQIRKDKEKYQKDTEKLNATLTRKQAEMDEMNAFYRMEKELYETENKKVFEQMKSDQERFQEETENLHDTLDRKQTEFDEWNTKHGETRINEMEQTIDRLKAELRNCLNSTEPDLDSQLLEEDEDTKEISTQAEKLYRCRYCKEEKVLPKGHRLLPHDLHHPGIEQLLFEETSALTNKSFRLAGLRKAKTGGLGKILDNSG